In a genomic window of Chryseobacterium sp. G0162:
- a CDS encoding vWA domain-containing protein, which translates to MKEHIVRGFRFETYKAPELSVFDRLLEIFTDLLTHTSGDFDEAIDWLRMLDDEYQLTTPEYTIDDFIEDLKKKGYIREEVNPNGGKGIRLSAKMEQNIRKQALNQIFGNLGKSGNGNHKTNKSGTGEDTTGEFRNYNFGDPVEKISITESLKNAQINNGIGDFHLTEDDLIVEDSIHQSQMSTVLMIDISHSMILYGEDRITPAKKVAMALAELITTRYPKDTLDIIVFGDDAWPVKIQELPYLQVGPYHTNTVAGLQLALDILRRKRNTNKQIFMITDGKPSCVRQADGTYYMNSYGLDEYVVQKCYNMASQARRLHIPITTFMIAQDPYLQRFVSEFTEANQGKAFYTGLNGLGHMIFEDYETNRKKRIR; encoded by the coding sequence ATGAAAGAGCATATTGTGAGAGGGTTCAGATTTGAAACTTACAAAGCACCGGAACTCTCCGTATTCGATCGTTTACTGGAAATTTTTACAGATTTATTAACCCATACTTCGGGAGATTTTGATGAAGCTATTGACTGGCTTCGAATGCTGGATGATGAGTATCAGCTTACTACTCCGGAATACACGATTGATGACTTTATTGAAGATCTTAAAAAGAAAGGATATATCCGTGAAGAAGTTAATCCTAATGGAGGAAAAGGAATTCGTCTGAGCGCAAAAATGGAACAAAATATCCGTAAACAAGCGCTTAACCAAATATTCGGAAACCTTGGGAAAAGTGGTAACGGCAATCATAAAACCAATAAGAGCGGAACGGGAGAAGATACAACAGGAGAATTCCGTAATTATAACTTTGGAGATCCGGTAGAGAAAATTTCTATTACAGAAAGCCTTAAAAATGCTCAAATCAACAATGGAATTGGAGATTTTCATCTTACTGAAGATGATTTAATCGTAGAAGATAGTATTCATCAATCACAGATGAGTACCGTTTTGATGATTGACATCAGCCACAGTATGATATTGTACGGTGAAGACCGAATCACTCCTGCCAAAAAAGTGGCGATGGCTCTTGCCGAACTGATTACAACGCGTTATCCAAAGGATACTTTGGATATCATTGTTTTTGGGGATGATGCGTGGCCTGTTAAGATTCAGGAGTTGCCTTATCTGCAGGTGGGTCCTTATCATACCAATACAGTTGCGGGGCTTCAATTGGCATTGGATATTTTACGGAGAAAGAGGAATACCAATAAACAGATTTTCATGATAACCGACGGAAAGCCAAGTTGTGTTCGTCAGGCTGATGGTACTTATTATATGAATTCTTATGGCTTGGATGAATATGTTGTTCAGAAATGTTATAATATGGCATCCCAGGCTAGAAGGCTGCATATTCCGATTACTACTTTTATGATTGCTCAGGATCCTTATCTACAACGTTTTGTAAGTGAATTTACAGAAGCTAATCAAGGAAAGGCTTTTTATACGGGACTCAATGGATTAGGACACATGATTTTTGAGGATTATGAGACCAATCGTAAGAAAAGAATACGTTAA
- a CDS encoding acyl-CoA carboxylase subunit beta, which yields MDIEFNKREDQNRLKLSEINRLLAEIKKGGGEKRLQKLREEGKMTARERIDYLLDKDSDSIEIGAFAGYEMYEEHGGCPSGGVVVVMGYVSGRQCLVVANDASVKAGAWFPITGKKNLRAQEIAMENRLPIIYLVDSAGVYLPMQDEIFPDKEMFGRIFRNNAKMSASGIIQISAVMGSCVAGGAYLPIMSDEAMIVDKTGSIFLAGSYLVKAAIGESIDNETLGGATTHCSISGVTDYKAKDDKDALDRIKNIMKSIGSTEKAGFDRIESFPPKESPDNIFGIMPVSRAEQYDTYEIIKCIVDNSEYEEYKPDYGKSIICATARVDGWSVGIVANQRKLVKSGKGEMQFGGVIYSDSADKATRFIANCNQRKIPLIFLQDVTGFMVGSKSEHGGIIKDGAKMVNAVSNSVVPKFTIITGNSYGAGNYAMCGKAYDPRLIVAWPWADLAVMGGTQAAKVLAQIQESTLKKQGKEISEEEHNEILDTISKKYQKQTESTYAAARLWTDAIINPADTRKWISMGIEAANHAPITEKFNLGVIQV from the coding sequence ATGGACATCGAATTCAACAAACGAGAAGATCAGAACAGATTAAAATTATCAGAGATAAATCGCTTGCTTGCCGAGATCAAAAAAGGAGGCGGTGAAAAGAGGCTTCAGAAGCTTCGTGAAGAAGGAAAAATGACTGCAAGAGAAAGAATAGACTATCTTCTTGATAAAGATTCTGATTCCATAGAAATAGGAGCTTTTGCCGGCTATGAAATGTATGAAGAACATGGTGGATGCCCTAGCGGAGGAGTTGTAGTAGTAATGGGATATGTTTCAGGAAGACAATGTCTTGTTGTAGCCAATGATGCATCGGTAAAAGCAGGAGCTTGGTTCCCTATCACTGGAAAGAAAAATCTGAGAGCACAGGAAATAGCAATGGAAAACAGACTTCCAATCATTTACCTTGTTGATTCTGCAGGAGTGTACTTACCTATGCAGGACGAAATTTTCCCGGATAAGGAAATGTTTGGTAGAATATTCAGAAATAATGCTAAAATGAGTGCTTCAGGAATCATCCAGATTTCAGCGGTTATGGGAAGTTGTGTAGCTGGAGGTGCTTATTTACCTATTATGAGCGATGAAGCTATGATTGTGGATAAAACAGGTTCTATTTTCCTGGCAGGAAGCTATCTTGTAAAAGCTGCTATTGGAGAAAGCATTGATAATGAAACATTAGGAGGGGCTACTACTCACTGTTCTATTTCTGGTGTTACCGATTATAAGGCGAAAGATGATAAAGATGCTTTAGACAGAATAAAAAATATTATGAAGTCTATCGGAAGTACTGAAAAAGCAGGCTTTGACAGAATAGAAAGCTTTCCACCAAAAGAAAGTCCTGATAATATCTTCGGAATTATGCCGGTTTCCAGAGCTGAACAATATGATACTTACGAAATTATAAAGTGTATTGTGGATAACTCCGAATATGAAGAATATAAACCAGACTATGGTAAAAGTATTATTTGTGCTACGGCAAGAGTAGATGGTTGGTCTGTGGGAATTGTAGCCAATCAAAGAAAATTAGTAAAGAGCGGTAAAGGAGAAATGCAATTTGGAGGAGTGATCTATTCCGATTCTGCTGATAAAGCGACTCGATTCATTGCCAACTGTAATCAAAGAAAAATCCCTTTAATCTTCTTACAGGATGTTACCGGCTTCATGGTAGGTTCAAAATCAGAGCATGGAGGGATCATCAAAGATGGAGCAAAAATGGTAAATGCTGTTTCTAACTCAGTAGTCCCTAAATTTACAATCATTACGGGAAATTCTTATGGCGCAGGAAATTATGCGATGTGTGGAAAAGCTTATGATCCAAGATTGATTGTAGCATGGCCTTGGGCAGATCTTGCCGTAATGGGAGGTACCCAAGCTGCTAAAGTACTGGCACAGATTCAGGAGTCTACCCTGAAAAAACAAGGTAAAGAAATTTCTGAAGAAGAACACAACGAGATATTAGATACCATTTCAAAAAAATATCAAAAACAAACAGAATCTACCTACGCAGCAGCTAGATTATGGACTGATGCTATCATTAATCCAGCCGACACCAGAAAATGGATTTCTATGGGAATAGAAGCAGCCAATCATGCTCCTATTACAGAAAAGTTTAATCTGGGAGTTATCCAGGTTTGA
- a CDS encoding PorV/PorQ family protein, with protein sequence MMKKYFLLAFSLLYGLSQSQIIRKYSNEFLNIGAGARGLAMGGAVISNQDDVYSPMWNPAGLMSIEKDWQGAAMHAEYFESIAKYDYLAYAKVLEEGVFGVSVVRLGVDNILNTTQMIDAEGNIDYDKITKFSQSDYAAILSYAFRPGGNPNLDVGVNAKIVYRNVGKFANGYGFGFDVGAIYKGENGWKFGGMIRDITTTVNFWSINQKELSTVVNGEEFNPAPKDKMELTMPKLNVGASKLFEINSSVYVLPEAGINVDFAKTASLISTDFASISPYAGAELGYQKMIFVRLGINRFQSITDIEDLKRKVSFQPSAGIGIRYRGLTLDYAITNSGIGGSNFYSNFFSLKLDMGAFRND encoded by the coding sequence ATGATGAAAAAATATTTTTTACTTGCATTTTCACTGCTCTATGGGCTGTCTCAATCTCAGATCATCAGGAAATATTCCAATGAATTCTTAAATATCGGAGCGGGTGCCCGAGGACTGGCAATGGGAGGTGCTGTAATATCCAATCAGGACGATGTGTATTCTCCTATGTGGAACCCGGCAGGTTTGATGTCTATTGAAAAAGACTGGCAGGGAGCTGCAATGCATGCTGAATACTTTGAATCTATTGCAAAATATGATTATCTGGCTTATGCTAAAGTATTGGAGGAAGGAGTTTTTGGAGTTTCTGTAGTAAGGCTAGGAGTAGATAATATTTTGAATACCACCCAGATGATTGATGCAGAAGGGAATATTGATTATGATAAAATCACAAAATTCTCTCAATCTGATTATGCTGCTATACTTTCATATGCATTCCGTCCCGGAGGAAATCCCAATCTTGATGTTGGGGTGAACGCTAAAATTGTCTATAGAAATGTAGGTAAATTTGCAAATGGATATGGTTTTGGTTTTGATGTAGGGGCTATTTATAAAGGTGAAAACGGATGGAAATTCGGGGGAATGATAAGAGATATTACGACTACTGTTAACTTTTGGAGTATTAATCAGAAAGAATTATCAACAGTGGTGAACGGCGAAGAATTTAACCCGGCACCAAAAGATAAAATGGAACTTACGATGCCTAAGCTTAATGTAGGAGCGAGTAAATTATTTGAAATCAACAGTAGTGTTTATGTATTGCCGGAAGCAGGAATCAATGTAGATTTTGCGAAAACGGCTTCTTTGATCTCAACCGATTTTGCCAGTATCAGTCCCTATGCAGGAGCTGAATTAGGATATCAGAAAATGATTTTTGTGCGATTAGGGATCAATAGGTTCCAGTCTATTACAGATATAGAAGATTTAAAAAGAAAAGTTTCTTTCCAGCCAAGTGCGGGGATCGGGATCAGATATAGAGGACTTACGCTGGATTATGCGATTACGAATTCAGGAATTGGAGGTTCTAATTTCTATTCTAATTTCTTCTCACTTAAACTGGATATGGGAGCATTCAGAAACGATTAA
- a CDS encoding AAA family ATPase gives MTEKPNIKTLGSLRASGYISKNIKDELRDNLKTKIRNKESVFEGIFGYENTVIPQLEHAILSRHNINLLGLRGQAKTKLARMMTSLLDEWIPFIGGSEINDDPFNPISRYAKELVEKEGDNAPIEWLHRDERFFEKLATPDVTVADLIGDVDPIKAANLKLSYADDRVIHFGMIPRANRCIFVINELPDLQARIQVSLFNILQEGDVQIRGFKVRMPLDIQFVFTANPEDYTNRGSIVTPLKDRIGSQILTHYPENINIAREITNYESSLDSRQKNGVYVPSLAKDLLEQIGFEARESEYVDSKSGVSARMSITAFENLLSTAERRSLLTGEEATSVRLSDFVGVIPAITGKVELVYEGEQEGAEAVAQLLIDNAIRTLFTSYFPKVEKLEKKNIDGPFNQITDWFLEDDGFLEITDESSDESYAKSLNRIDPLDQIIEKYQPDTQPEDILFLKEFILWGLAVNKKLNKERFRTGVFFS, from the coding sequence ATGACTGAAAAGCCAAACATAAAGACACTGGGCTCATTAAGAGCATCAGGATATATATCAAAAAATATAAAAGACGAATTAAGAGATAATTTAAAAACTAAAATTCGTAATAAAGAATCTGTATTTGAAGGGATTTTCGGATATGAAAATACGGTTATTCCTCAATTGGAACACGCTATTCTAAGCCGACATAACATTAATTTATTAGGATTGAGAGGTCAGGCGAAAACCAAACTGGCAAGAATGATGACCTCTTTACTGGATGAATGGATTCCTTTTATTGGAGGAAGTGAAATTAATGACGATCCATTTAATCCGATTTCCCGTTATGCTAAAGAGTTAGTGGAAAAGGAAGGTGATAATGCTCCAATAGAATGGCTTCACCGCGATGAAAGGTTTTTTGAAAAACTGGCTACTCCGGATGTGACTGTTGCCGATCTCATTGGTGATGTGGATCCTATTAAAGCTGCCAATCTTAAACTTTCTTATGCAGATGATCGTGTGATTCATTTTGGGATGATCCCGCGAGCGAACCGTTGTATTTTTGTAATTAATGAATTACCGGATCTTCAGGCGAGAATTCAGGTTTCTTTGTTTAATATTTTGCAGGAAGGCGATGTGCAGATTCGCGGATTTAAGGTGAGAATGCCTTTGGATATACAATTTGTTTTTACCGCGAATCCTGAAGATTATACCAACAGGGGAAGTATTGTAACGCCACTGAAAGACCGTATAGGATCGCAGATTTTGACACATTATCCTGAAAACATCAATATTGCAAGAGAAATTACGAATTATGAATCCAGTTTAGACAGCCGTCAGAAAAATGGTGTATATGTTCCTTCTTTAGCGAAGGATCTTTTGGAACAGATTGGTTTTGAGGCTCGTGAAAGCGAATATGTAGATTCAAAAAGTGGAGTGAGTGCACGTATGAGCATTACTGCTTTCGAAAACTTATTGAGTACAGCGGAGCGTAGATCTTTACTAACTGGTGAAGAAGCAACTTCTGTAAGATTAAGCGATTTTGTGGGGGTAATTCCTGCAATCACGGGAAAAGTGGAATTGGTTTATGAAGGCGAACAGGAAGGGGCGGAAGCGGTTGCCCAGTTATTGATTGATAATGCGATCAGAACTTTATTTACATCTTATTTCCCGAAAGTAGAAAAACTGGAGAAAAAGAATATTGATGGGCCGTTTAACCAGATTACGGATTGGTTTTTGGAAGACGATGGATTTTTGGAAATTACGGACGAATCTTCGGATGAATCCTATGCAAAATCTCTTAACAGGATTGATCCTCTTGATCAAATCATTGAAAAATATCAACCAGATACTCAGCCGGAGGATATTTTATTCTTAAAAGAGTTTATTCTTTGGGGATTGGCAGTTAACAAAAAACTGAATAAAGAAAGATTCAGAACAGGAGTTTTCTTTTCTTAA
- a CDS encoding DMT family transporter, whose product MHKLALFRLHLIVFLWGFTAILGKLIHANAQILVFYRMLFAAIFLFAFIRIYKKESIRVSKKIFFQLAAIGFTMALHWYCFFYSIKVSNVSIALSCLSLSTLFASILEPVIFKRKIDISEVVMGVVIVACILLIFKTEFQYKEGIIYGILCAVFGTIFSVFNGKMFGKTSSGNIIFYEIFCGWFILMVIYLFSGQIFQMNEINYRDIALICLLASVFTAFPMLESVKLMKYISPFTLILTVNLEPVYGIILAFFIFGESEHMSPIFYIASGVMILAIIANGLIKARKTKNFN is encoded by the coding sequence ATGCATAAATTAGCTCTTTTCAGATTGCACTTAATAGTATTTTTATGGGGATTCACTGCAATTTTAGGAAAACTGATTCATGCGAATGCTCAGATTCTGGTATTTTACAGAATGCTGTTTGCAGCGATCTTTCTTTTTGCATTTATCAGAATATATAAAAAAGAAAGCATAAGGGTTTCAAAAAAAATATTTTTTCAGCTGGCTGCAATAGGTTTTACCATGGCCCTTCATTGGTACTGTTTTTTTTATTCCATTAAAGTTTCCAATGTCTCCATTGCATTAAGTTGTTTATCATTATCCACACTCTTTGCCTCTATTTTGGAGCCTGTTATCTTTAAAAGGAAGATTGATATTTCAGAAGTGGTGATGGGAGTCGTGATTGTAGCCTGTATTTTATTGATCTTCAAGACAGAATTTCAATATAAAGAAGGAATTATATATGGTATTCTGTGTGCTGTCTTTGGGACTATATTTTCTGTTTTTAATGGGAAAATGTTTGGAAAAACGAGTTCCGGAAATATTATATTTTACGAAATATTCTGTGGTTGGTTCATTTTAATGGTAATTTATTTGTTTTCAGGACAAATTTTTCAGATGAATGAAATAAACTATCGTGATATAGCGTTAATATGCTTGTTAGCCAGTGTTTTCACTGCTTTTCCAATGCTGGAATCGGTGAAATTAATGAAGTATATATCGCCTTTTACTCTAATTTTAACAGTTAATTTGGAACCTGTTTACGGAATTATACTAGCTTTTTTTATCTTTGGGGAATCAGAACATATGAGTCCTATATTTTATATAGCTTCAGGAGTTATGATACTGGCAATCATTGCGAATGGATTAATAAAAGCCAGAAAAACTAAAAACTTTAACTAG
- a CDS encoding GNAT family N-acetyltransferase yields the protein MILNPDITIKTERITLQPVNDSYIDDILEHFTKEVTKYMPFNPQGDRKEIINFVNESKRTLSQNTDLVMVALDTKGTFIGCCGIHNITEESIELGLWLKKSSQGKGLGTEIITKLIEFLENNFTFKYIVYPVDEDNLASKKIPEKLGFIPVKKYKKFKNPITDLTILEFRKYY from the coding sequence ATGATATTAAATCCGGACATTACAATTAAGACAGAACGTATAACCTTACAACCCGTTAATGATTCATACATTGATGATATTCTAGAACATTTTACAAAAGAAGTCACTAAATATATGCCCTTCAACCCACAAGGTGACAGAAAAGAGATTATCAATTTTGTTAATGAATCGAAAAGAACTTTATCACAAAATACGGACTTGGTAATGGTTGCTTTAGATACAAAAGGAACTTTTATTGGATGCTGCGGTATTCATAACATAACAGAGGAATCCATTGAGCTTGGATTATGGCTAAAAAAAAGTTCTCAAGGGAAAGGATTAGGAACTGAAATCATAACCAAACTTATTGAATTTCTTGAAAACAATTTTACATTTAAATATATTGTATATCCAGTAGATGAAGACAATTTAGCCAGTAAAAAAATTCCGGAAAAACTTGGATTCATTCCCGTTAAAAAATATAAGAAATTTAAAAATCCAATTACTGATCTTACTATTTTAGAATTTAGAAAATATTATTAA